The window AAAAAAGAAGAGCCGGGTCAGCAGAGAAAGTGACTGACCCCTCCACGCTCCCCTAAGACATGAAACACTGGGAAATCGCCGGGTAAGGAAAACCAAGAATTTGGGACAACTGGCACCTCCCTACTGCTCACTTCCACCTACTGATTTACCCCACAAAATCAGGCACAACTATTGAACAGATTAAATCCTGTCATCCCCATGCAGCAGCCACACACCACGCGCTGCTGGTCCCCTGAGGCTGTGTATCACAGccctcacacacagctcacCTGACACATCAGAAGCAGAGCTGGATGCCAAGGCCCACCACAGCAGCAATGACTGCACAGAGGGGATGGGTTCAGAGCTGTGGAGGGAGTCCCATACCCTCCACCCCAAAATCTTACCGGCAGGAATTTGGGTGAGTGACCCACGTCAGTGCTAAAGTTGGATTCATTCCAACAAAGGGTTGTCTTCTCCCACTGTGAAATGAGTTTGAAGATCATCACATTTCAGAATTCCAAAATTACAAGCATTGATTCTCTGGCTTCACTGTTTGGCAGCTCAGTCaaatccctgtccctgctgaagGGATTCCCTCCAGCCCAGAGTGAGGCACGCTGGAGGGGCCGCTCTAGAGAGCAGGACACCCTAGCCAGAGGATTGGCATCCACAGCCCAGGAGGCTGAGGAGCCTCGAATTATTGCCATGTATTTCATACAAGCCACATTTGATGATAATGTCTGCAGCCATGTAGTCATGGATATAGAACAAACAAATCACTAAATTGCAGAAAAACAGTGAGAAAATTTAAACCTGGAGTTTGTTCTGGactctgctctctgcagagtTGCACAACATTCCCAGTTTCACATTAAAATATCTCTGTGATTTAATGCCAAAGAGCTGGGTTTCCAGTGCAGCCTGGATTCCCCATGGCTGACTTCACAGATTGAGTTAAACACTGTCTAACTTGGAAGGCATCTCCCCTCAGCCTCTGAAAAACCCAGTGCTGCAGAATCTGTTAAGGAATCAGTCAGGTATCTGTTCAGACAGAACACTCATCACAGCACAGTCATACCCAGAAATTCACATGTGAACCAGAACGTGCAGGGGGTTGTCTCTGGCCCGGAAGAGCGAGTAATTCATGAAGAATTAGTACAGCTCAGGGGTGCTTCTCAGGACCCTGCCGGGGACTGCGGGTTTGGCATGGAAACATAATTCTCAAATCTGAGTTTTCATCTTACTGACATCATCTTTTTCAAATGATTTAGGATGAAGGGGTAGCAGCAAGCAGACGTGCTACCCAGGATTACTCCTTTGCCCAGCAGAGGAGGGGCTGTCCACTCGCAGCAGTGTGAGGCACACACAATTCTCTGTGAGTCCCCATGTGAGCTGTGCAagccctggggcaggagggagatgctgggctgggcagggcaggaaatGCAGTGCTTGCACATTGTTGCTTCTCACCTTGATGCTCCCTTTGCTGCACTTCCAGGAGAAGGACCTGCAAGCAGGCAGAGAGGGTACAGCTAGATCCTGCACTGCGCTGCTGGAGCTGGTTTGTGTGTGTCACACAGCCTCACACGAGACACCTGAGATTCAGTCACCTCCTTTAGGGAAAGCCTCTTGCAGGGTGTCTCCCATGCAGCTTcctcagcagctctcctgctttGAAATCccaagcacaggcacaggttTGTGCAGAATGGGCTTTCAGGGGGCAATCAAACTGTTTGTTTCACGTGGTAAAAGACAGTGTAGGTTTCCCACTTAAAAGCAtgtttaaaacagaaataaactaGTACAtcagactttttaaaataaaacccaaaccctcAGGCTCCccaaaaatgtctttttaagtGCGTGTGTGCCAGTTTTCTTTCAATATTCCCAACAGAAGGATTTCCATTCAGTAACATAATTTAAATCTTCTCTGCAGGACGTATTTGAAGAAATAAGCTGACAATTCAGCTGAGCTGTCCACCACCATATCCAGCTGCAATGCCCATACAGGTTACATGCAGGCCAAAAAATTCCCAGCAGAGTCATTGGCACAAAGGTCACTCCAGTTTCTGCCAAGCTTCTGCCGTTTAAGGAGCTGGGATTTCCCAGGAaatccagcagagctctgcactgTAGAAGCTGCTGTGCAGGACAGGGTGATGTTCATGCCCTCAGATGCCACTGAGGTCAATTTAAGCACTGCAACaattctgcttttcctcccagagcaCTGACCAACGATCAGCTGGGAATAACCCACGAGCCAGGAACACaggcctgagcagcagctcttgtGTACAGGCAATTTCTCTGACAGGTGCTGCTTCTCCCGGCTCAGAAGGAAAGAGGGTACAGCACTTGTGTGCCGCTGCTTCCAGGGAAAAGAACCTGAAACTGATTTCTTCTCAGCTCAAAATatcagcaacagcagcagcgcCGAGCAGTCAATGCATCCTCTGAATGTGTGGTTTAACACCACAGATGCTGAGCCAACAGCACGAGGGGTGACAGATCCTCACGTCCCCAGAGCAGGGTCACACAGAGGTTAACAGAGGTAAATTAACTGAACTCTTTTGATATTGCAATACGCTACACATCTTGTACATTCCATTCTAGAGAATAATTAAATTGACTTTATAAGAGGGGCAGTTTTTTGGGTGTGGAGGAGAGACTTTATAATTCCATTAGCCTCTGTTCTGGCCCCTAAGTGATACTTGGCAAGTCTGTTAGTATGCAAAAGCCTCAATTTGCTCACTAATAAATTAGCTGTTAGGAAAACAAAGCTTCAGATCAAAGGCATTAGTAAAACACAGCTGCAGACTCTGAAGATGCTCAGCAGTGCCCGTGGTAACTTCCCAAGGCTGCATATTTTTAGCATCAGTGGCATTTTGGACTCGGTAGGAGCTAATCAGGTGTAACAGGAAAATACACCAATGCGCAGTGCAGGGTCACAATGAGATTATATACTCCGGAGTTGTGTTTCCAGATCTGTTAAAAATGACTGTAGGGCTTATTAGTTTTCCATTCTTTAAAGCTCATGCTAGCTCCATCAGCACTGTGAGCAATCTCACTCTCCTGGCTGTGCCGACACCCGGTACCAGGCGGTCCCCACGGACACACACCCGGTACCGGCGGGCCGCACGGACAGACGCGCGGTCCCCGTGGACAGACCGACACCCGGTGCCGGCGGGGCGCACGGACAGACGCACGGACAGACGCACGGACAGACGCGCGGTGCCCGCGGAGCCGCGGCGCCGCCTCCCGGCCGTGCCGGTGCCCAGCAGCGAGCCGAGAGCCGCGGGGCGGTGCCGCGGGCGCGGAAGCGGaaggggcggcgggcggcgggcgcgggcagcggggccggcccggcaTGGCTGCGGCGGAGGCGGGCGGCcacgcggggccgggcccgggcgcAGCCCAGGAGGGCGCGGAGCTCGCGGCCGTGATCGGCGCCACCGTGCCCACGGGCTTCGAGCAGACGGCGGCCGAGGAGGTGCGCGAGAAGCTGGGCTCGGCCTCCAGGATCAGCAGGGACCGGGGCAAGATCTACTTCGAGGTGCCGGCCCGGAGCCTGCCCCAGGTCTGTGCGAGCTCCCtgccccgctccgcccgccgcTGTGCCGCTGTGgccggctcggcccggcccggcccggcccggctcggctcggctcggctcggctggTCCCAGAACGCCTCGGTGCCGGAGGCCGCCGGTCCGGAGCCATCCCGCAGCCACGGCCGGCCGGGATGCAGCGGGGTATCCGCCGTTACCGGGGGAGATGAGGTGGGACATGGGGTCGGTGCAAGGACGTAGAGTGATAACTCCTGCGGGGACTCGGGGTGGAAAACCGCAGTCTGAAACCTCGATGAAGGATGGCAAAGTTCTGACAACAGCAAACGCAGTCCCCACGGCACACGGTTAACAATGTGTCACCTTTTCATCTCTTCCAGGTCCATCGTCTGAGGTCAGTGGATAATTTATTCGTTGTTGTTCAGGAATTCAAAGACTATCAATTTAAGGAAAATAAGGTGAATTACTCTACCTTTTTCTGTCGGTTCTGGGGTTTGGAGtcttgtttggggtttttaatttaAGACTAGtatcaaaatattctgtttgTTTAACAAGGCTTTAATTTGTGATGTTATCTAGTTCCATTTACAAGCCAGAAAAAGGTAAGTGTGACCATGTCATCTAACATAATTTCTGCAGTTAAATGCTTTACATTGGCAAAATCTGGGTAAGAGGTGATGCCATGTTTGTAGGTCACGGACATAGAACAGTGAAGTGTCACTTTGGTCACTTAATACAGTGTTAGTTGTCTGTGTTACAAGATAAATTATGAAATCCTGTGGGTCTTGTGATTTTCAGTGTAATTTCATTTAGTTGCAgtaaaaaacagacaaaaacctATAAGCTTTGCTTAAACATGTAGTGGATTAatgtttaataaattaatttgagAGATCTCAAAGGATAACTTTTAAAAGGATGGAATAACTTCAAAGCACAACTTCTTCTGTCCTTTGAAGGAAGATGCTCTAAAGGATTTGGAAGATTTGGTTAAAAAGCTACCCTGGACCGATCCATTGAAAGTTTGGGAGTTGAACAACagcttgaaaaagaaaaagacaaaacgCAAAAAACACAATCTGCAGAGTGCTGCAAGCAGCGGGAAGCTGAGTGGTGGTGGAGAAGAGGGAGGAGCAGACCAAAATACCACTAACGACCAGGAGGACTGTGCCCAAAACCCTGTGGCTGTGGAAGCCACTGGTGGCCAGGATACAGAGGATCCCCAGGGAGTGACACCCGGAAatggggtggaggaggaggcagaTAATGAGCAGGAAGATGTGAAGGTTGAAGCGCAGGCGGGCTCTGAGAGCGGGCCCGAGGCGGGCGGAGGAGAGGCCAAGGTGCTGAGGTTCCGAGTGACGtgcaacagagctggggacaggcacAGCTTCACGTCCAACGAGGCCGCCAGAGACTTCGGTGGAGCCGTGCAGGAGCACTTCCAGTGGAAAGCTGACATGACTAATTTTGATGTGGAGGTATAGTGGCATGCCTTGGAAATACCTGCATTTCTGCAGTACAGATTTTTAGTTCTTGTTTCTGATGCTTAGAGATCTCCAAACTGCCTTCCAGAGACTCTGGAACTGAAAACTGGTAATGCTGAAATTGGCCTCCTCTGAAGTGCTCCTTTCCCTGGCAACATTATGTGTGTCCTCTGATGCATGCACTTCACCTTCAGTAAATCTTTCCTCTAATGCATTGTTTATTAGCAGTCTAAGTTACCAGGAAATGCTCCGAATGgaagctggttttggggtgaaggGCACAGAAGGAGTTGACAATAACTGTCAggtgtttgttttctgtcaggggagagcagaggctgggaaaaTACAACCAGCACCCCTGGCCTGTTGGTGGTGAAGAACCAGTGTTTTTGAGGGGCAGAAAGACCTCAGTTTTTCTTGCTGCTTTACTGAGGGCTGGCCACTGCCCTTGAGTGAGATTTCACCTTCCTAGTTAATCTAGTCTCACAAATGATTTTTATTGCTGCTTTTGCAGATGGTTCACTGTGTCTTGCTGGACTTACCCAGCCTCTGCCCCAGACTTAAAAACCAAGTCTTTTAAAAAGCCGGTGCAATGGTTATAGCACTTTGAGAAGTCTTGTGTGACAAATTTGGTGTGAATGAGAGAGTGTGTGAATGCTCACCTGAACTCTGTCCTATTAAAATGGTTCTTTGCTTTGCttccaagaagaaaagcttCTTTATATGTCATTCCTGGGTTTCAAATTACCATCTAAGATTCCTGTAAGTATTTACTAGGAGTTCTGTGGAAGGTTTCTGTTACTCCTGAAATTCACGTCAAGTTTTTTCTTCAGGTCCTTCTGAATATTCACAACAATGAAGTGGTGGTGGGGATTGCATTAACTGAAGAGAGTCTCCACAGACGGAATATCACACACTTCGGGCCCACCACGCTGCGCTCCACCCTGGCTTACGGCATGCTCAGGTCAGGGCAGTTACATTGTGTTATGCTCGGTTAACAAGTGGCTTTTGTTTAAGAAATTAAACCTTTTATCTCCCCCACTGCTTCCTCAGAAGCCATTTCTGTTAattcttaaagaaaaataaatgagaaaccCCTGGAGTTGCTGACACCATGGGCCTTGTAATAACAGTGGGTGTTTCCCAGCCAAGGAAAGTAAACATTTGCTGTATTAGCCAAATTTCAAAACTGTACCACAGTCTTGAAAGAATTTCACTTCATTGCtggttataaaaaaaaattaactagtGGAAAAAATAATCACATCAAGTTTTTTTGTAGAGTGATTAAAATAGTTCACTTTCCCTTATTTACAGAAATTCAGGTTTTTAAGACATTTCTCaccatattttttcttctgttcctcAGACTCTGTGATCCCCAGCCCACAGATATCATAGTTGATCCCATGTGTGGTACAGGTGCGATACCAATAGAGGTGATTCTTCCTTGATTTTTTAAACTTAATTAAACTTGTCTCTATCTTAGCTATATTCTATTATAGCTGAATAATACGTGTAAATCTTCTTAGTAATGACTGAATAGTAAGCTCCAGTCTCACCAGTTTTTGAACAGATGCAAATGCACTTTTATTAAATGACCTCATTTTCCTTCCATAGGACGTAGCAGGAAGAGACTAAATCCAAAAGTATTTTGAGCTTTAAAGGTGCAAAATACAGCTATCTGTTACCGAATTCTAAATTTCCAGCCATCCACTTGCAGTCACTTTGTTGTATTCTGTCACATTTGAGAAattattctggtttttttcGTTAAAGCAGTGTTGATGCTGATGTTGCTTATTGTAATTTCcctcccagggagctgcagaatGGCCCTACTGCTACCACATTGCAGGGGATAACAACCCTCAGGCAGTGAAGAGAGCAGCAAACAACATCAACTCCTTACTGAGGAAAAACGAGAGTAAGGACAGGTGAGAGGAGCCTGATGGGTTTAcccttcctgcagtgctgtATGCACAGAAATCCACTTTGCATTGATGCCCTTGAGTGTCTGGTTCCTGTTTTCCTGTTCATTTTGTTGCCAACACTGTAGCCCTGCCCTGTGTGAAAACCCTCCGAGTGCTCATGTCTGAGGGCAGTGCCTTTGCTCTTGCAGCGGCGCTGCCCTGGGCGTTCCCCTGGACGTTGTGCAGTGGGACATCTGCAACCTGCCCCTGCGGACGGGCTCTGTGGACATCGTGGTGACAGACATGCCCTTTGGCAAGaggtgagctgtgctgcccggggctgggctcctccccagctgcagagctgaacCGCTGGGGAAGCagccatgggccctgtgctgaaAATGAGCTCGAGAGTGACCTGCTCCTGAACGGGCAGATTGGTGTCTGACACACCGTGGACGCTGAGCTGGTGCCCGTGGCCGCAGGGGGGTCTGAATGTGTCTTGCAGGATAGGGTCCAAGAAGAAGAACTGGGACCTCTACCCAGCCTGCCTGATGGAGATGGGCCGGATCTGCaccccagggacaggcagggctgtgctgcttaCCCAGGACAAGAAATGCTTTGCCAAGGTTTGTTCTGTGAGAGAAAATCTAACCTGTTTGCACTTGAAAATGCGTTGGGGGAAAAATTGTGAGCTGCCATCATTACAAAAGACACTCCGTTTATAGAGCTATCTTTAGTAACGCTTAAATTCCGTATTGGGCCTGGAAAGTCCTTTGTTGCCATCAGCTGTGATACAGAGTAATCCAAATGAATGCTGTTGTCTGAGTGCCCCTGTTTGTCTGTTTTGGCCTGCAGGCCCTGTCCCGCGTGGGGCACATCTGGCGCAGAGCCCAGACGGTGTGGGTGAACGTGGGGGGCCTGCACGCCGCCGTGTACCTGCTGCGGCGCACCTCGGAGCGCGCACCCGAGAGCAGGCCCCGCTGGTGAGCTGCCTGCAGCGCGCACCCGAGACACCCCAGGCCCGGCTGAGCAGCCAGCTGGTACAGCCTGAGGGCACGGGCCTGTCGGTTTCCACACCAAACAGCCTCTGGAGAAATCCTCACACAAATACTAAACCTGGGATCAACTGGAGAGCTGCCACTTCTGCTGCGTGTTCTGAAACCTTATTATTTAAATCACCTCTGCTCCCTTCCACCCAAACCGAAATTCATTGGGGAATTAGTAATTATTTCCTTGGCTTGGattttctcttgtatttttcagttaaacatttatttcttctgcttACAGTAGAAAACATGTTGAGGCAGCTCTGGGTGTAACAGTTAATTTATTTACCAAGGTGTATCTTCAAACTACTAACCGTACTGCTAAGACAGTCACCTTAAAGGGTTCAGAGGTGGTATCTCCAATGTAGTTTTCTGATTTATACCATTACTCAAATGTAAACTAATAATAAGCCAGTATCTGGTTTTTGTGGTCTGATAAGCAAATTCCAGTTGGCAAACAGTATGCTGTGCTTCTGGTTCTCTTGCCTGTTACCTCACCTTAGGGCTAATTGCCAGTAAATGTCTGATCTGGTTTTTGGCATTCCATTGCCATGGGTGAGGGGGTAACACACAGCCCCAGAAAACAGTCCGTAGTTACTATTTGAGGTTCTTTCAGCAGTTATATTAAAAAGTTCACAGTTTTGGTGTCTACCATGGATGCATCAAGGTGGCAATTTGAATTTCTTAGGTAATTTAACTACCACAGCTATGCTGTCACAGTATTCACAAAAATAttgttgcaaatatttttttcttctgtgaccATACTAGGATTTTTCAGCCTCCCACTCTGCTCATCAGAGGCTGAAAACAAATTGCCAGTTTGCCCTTTCCATTACAGAGTGTTCATGCTAAGATTGTGTAACTGTTCAGAGGTGAATTAACAAGTATTAAAGTTTCAGAAGTTTTGCATAAAGAGatgtcttgtggtttttttctgattcatGTCCAGATTTCCCAAAATCTAGTTAATTTTTCTCAAATTTTAGTGTTTTCACGCGTGTGATAAAGATAATACAGTGTTTGTGAATCTACAGCTGAAGGATAAAGGAATGTTTTGGCACCCTGAGATCGGGAGAGGAAAACTCTTACTGGCTGAGGAAGAAATGGTTTGCGGCAGCCCTGGTGAGCCCAGTGCTTTGGTCACAGGACTGTGAACTGAGGCCGCAGGGCGGTAAGACGTGACCCAGAGCTGACAGCTGCAGTGACCACTCGCCAGCCGCCGTTGTTGTTTCCGTCTGTTTGTTAAAACAGAACG of the Passer domesticus isolate bPasDom1 chromosome 9, bPasDom1.hap1, whole genome shotgun sequence genome contains:
- the THUMPD3 gene encoding tRNA (guanine(6)-N2)-methyltransferase THUMP3, with the protein product MAAAEAGGHAGPGPGAAQEGAELAAVIGATVPTGFEQTAAEEVREKLGSASRISRDRGKIYFEVPARSLPQVHRLRSVDNLFVVVQEFKDYQFKENKEDALKDLEDLVKKLPWTDPLKVWELNNSLKKKKTKRKKHNLQSAASSGKLSGGGEEGGADQNTTNDQEDCAQNPVAVEATGGQDTEDPQGVTPGNGVEEEADNEQEDVKVEAQAGSESGPEAGGGEAKVLRFRVTCNRAGDRHSFTSNEAARDFGGAVQEHFQWKADMTNFDVEVLLNIHNNEVVVGIALTEESLHRRNITHFGPTTLRSTLAYGMLRLCDPQPTDIIVDPMCGTGAIPIEGAAEWPYCYHIAGDNNPQAVKRAANNINSLLRKNESKDSGAALGVPLDVVQWDICNLPLRTGSVDIVVTDMPFGKRIGSKKKNWDLYPACLMEMGRICTPGTGRAVLLTQDKKCFAKALSRVGHIWRRAQTVWVNVGGLHAAVYLLRRTSERAPESRPRW